The following DNA comes from Microcoleus sp. bin38.metabat.b11b12b14.051.
TAACTCGCTTCTACCGCCAATGCTCGATCGTTGTTTGCGAACACCCGGTGCTACGGCTTTAATTAAGCCGAATTCCCGTGTCAAAACTGTCAGCAGGCGATCGGATTCGCCGATCGGTGCACTCTTCAGATTAATACCAGTTGCTTTGTAAGTTCGAGTCACTAGATTTTAGATTTTAGATTTAATCTACAGTACCAAGACTTCCGACAGTTTTTTGATTTACCACTGTATAATAATTTGAGGGCGATCATCTTCCAGGGCTAAACTAACGAGGCACAGGAGCTAGCCATAAAAAAATATGGGTTTCAGACTACGATCTAAAAACTGTCCGGACTATTGTCAAGGATCATAGCAAAAGTATTTAACCCTCAATCAAATAATTAAAATATGGAACCCATACTTAAGGCGCATTTCAATAATTTCAAAAAAAAATTTGAAATAGATGCTATCCCTACGTCTTCTGACAAAGATGGTGCTGCATTTGAGAAATTTGTAAATTATGTCCTGTTTAGTATGGACTATCCTGAGATTTTTACAGCCGATGCAGAATTACTAGATTTTGTCGGTGTTGGTGGAAGTAATGATACAGGTATAGATGGCATAGGCATTAAAGTTAACGATAGATTAGTTAGAAATACTGATGAAGTTACTGAAATAGCCTTGGCAAGTAAAAAGATTAATGTTGAATTCTTCTTCATTCAATCGAAAATGAAAAATAAATTTGAAAAAACAGAGTTAAATACATTTGGAACGGGGGTAAAGGTATTTTTTTCAGACCCTGCTCTACCTGAAAATGCTCGAATTAGAGAATTTCGCGAGATTAAGGATTTCATCTACTCAGATGAGGCAGTAGTTAGAAAACTCGATAAAAATCCCAGCCTTTTTCTTTATTATGTCAGCACTGGGTCCGAACCAACAGAAGATAACTTCTTAGGCAATCAAAAATTTCTGACTCAAGAGCTTGAAAAAATACAATACTTTGAAAGTGTAGAGGTGAAAGTTGTTGGTGGAAAGCAACTCATCAAGTTTTGTCGAGAGTT
Coding sequences within:
- a CDS encoding recombination protein O N-terminal domain-containing protein, whose translation is MTRTYKATGINLKSAPIGESDRLLTVLTREFGLIKAVAPGVRKQRSSIGGRSEL